From the genome of Lasioglossum baleicum chromosome 13, iyLasBale1, whole genome shotgun sequence, one region includes:
- the Arms gene encoding ankyrin repeat-rich membrane spanning isoform X3 has protein sequence MRKAKDDRIKITTNNFRISIEEEDEDEEAKNGDEQQSRELAEVSPTLTGRRISISIETDPGTSLVTDLDDLNHPETVEQVIGDERAQSPLQSLEIGTILGDGVPGGSVVSREDEERVEDPGALTGRRISITIEAEPGTSLVAGPGDLDHPLIVEQLSKNREQGPLKILEIETIVGDGGSIVSEGDEEFEGFKGLQDPAIRAVEGPSGFEYPGTRGVEGPREHDDPGNREFERFKPANESEDLADAATESVKAERRGSLADIAVPVVDRASIAGIRDRAASITIVDRNLAGFHAGSLDLSSSRKFSLDTTLCRNANSQKSRGPNSAPDHPAGFYSYTAMRRDRETPGSNLIDANETKKGQAASNVESLSGLEQVAGSEDYVGRMPIKDEAKLKFWMKREEQKRARDLRFPQTRTSEEVASIGDRKSLIKRRPSFRSSNPPEKRVPKVKYYVDSSESSESEDDCRASKKGAGRQSVIDKLLSKTWTPMERQDSRRSTVSAKSFKYRSSGSSDSSDDDYQAIRKGARRHSVIDKLILKSWNPMKRKDSQQNTASTKSSKGSSGSPGFSEHPDAVRGVSPEGQPRWKSWNPMKRRGSQKNASSPESFKGKLSDSPGSLQRVPRSEEGAKNIPYTLTNINEVQKRIYKPKSSGSSTSSKQGESHLLALQKSVATRVSPLLIRRCRKAEAADESSLDDSSFKKQDSSDTEDDTDDNQVLLQRRLTMPMVGFDERSAIGRANPLLLRRYLKARAAVRSSLEDNSALKTQDSADTNTVDEDDPMLLKRRLTLPMVGLDRETDQANHLLFRRHLKAEAAIRSSLDGTSLKRQDSEGTQTVEEANQALSKRRLSIPMVEFIATSTPIQASPVLTRKSPTLQIQDSADRKTPEEGSQVLPIRRLTMPLVGLSQDSTDSAKTPTHDSLSGTSVNPIRRSSIASAAICSSLGPSLVGAWSGIPGCLLPSGEENGAGPAPNTSETSGKSAPSGLRLKLPFLRLHIPEHQSSTTWQDPEDPRQHPQSHQHHHHHHHHVFSHFHVPTITFTAQADGESGRKFNFGIRRHSQTTLHRTDSMVSLCYRSLASYITDDNLAGLQNFLENKRVQVDDRDENGSTALILAASKGKIHFVRELVNHGADVNAEDGDNWTALLCAAKEGHTDVCLELLEHGADLEHRDMGGWTALMWATYKGRSPTVTMLLGRGADVNAHGNFHISSLLWAAGRGYPDIVKDLIAHGAKVNVGDKYGTTALVWASRKGNVEIVDTLLKAGANVDTAGMYSWTALLVATLGNHVDAVLLLLEHKPNVNALDKDGCTALAIACREGHHEISNALLNSGAYVNIQDRAGDTNLIHAVKGGHRGVVESLLKKYADVDIAGKDKKTATYIAVEKGNIPILKLLLNANPDLEIATKDGDTPLLRAVRSRNAEIVQLLLDKKAKVSATDKKGDTVLHIAMRARSKAIVEILLRNPKNSQLLYRPNRQGETPYNIDINHPKTILGQIFGARRLNTNEDNENMLGYDLYSSALADILSEPSLSTPITVGLYAKWGSGKSFLLNKLKEEMKNFARQWIDPVFQFSFLLFVVVTHASLLVGITIGLALQSWIAGLACGISLIVVTYAFLILIWYANKRYDWYWPYNFTVALTTKLNSLKLLLQVIFCHPPGGQVHDGVTAQPIKFYFTDQTRVGTTAAGENAVVQMVGSLYDSIENDFGSLPTRLYRAFRPKPDKSTTTWKWRHLCCLPYIVIFEFCFCSLLVGISVLTVYLIDLSTDEETIEKVTAHIIMITVALILAVSIIANLYTWNRTLQALVFSQRRHLQRSISKLETLKSEGFIQTLRGEVSLMTEMVKCLDSFMAQQSRLVIIVDGLDSCEQDKVLLVLDAIQALFSDNGYPFVVILAIDPHIIAKAVEVNSRRLFTESNIGGHDYLRNMVHLPFYLQNSGLRKVKIAQQTAQHSRKTTWTEAEESVNYTATSTMHHSMSNRRLSTESGIMNSNEKLKPQSRKGSRKLRLSESIASSIGSNLNRLGGAQDLNKMLLTDDYFSDVNPRSMRRLMNVVYVTGRLLKAFQIDFNWYHLASWINITEQWPFRTSWLILHYDLYEDNLDDAMSLKSLYDKIRPQIPVLKEVQPLLEMDRDERKLDIFLTFHRSSLLVSDMKIFLPFTINLDPYIKKKIKEEQQSIEEDAGLGPYKQYTPWTMHGGAQEPWNVNRTGITNRVMKLARTPSLQGPGPIPPTPPSWCMQPSYDWQPPPPWIQLPPMEPAIKPLSAITTLPTEILEMRLSSLAVSGVCDLVDRIESLNPNQAPQYKNVIKENNINGRVLLHCDLQELKKVLKMAFGDWELFRMVIASLREMELSSFSTHEEGPRSVRFTVGSEQIQRKDHNLQSTTIRVPTLVEKEKGNSRTDGPTRRDQTKQSIIEKQCDSRYNCAPF, from the exons ATGCGGAAGGCCAAAGACGATCGGATCAAGATCACGACTAATAATTTCCGGATCAGCATCGAGGAGGAAGATGAAGACGAAGAGGCTAAAAACGGCGACGAACAGCAGAGTAGAGAATTGGCCGAAGTGTCTCCGACCTTGACGGGCAGGAGGATATCGATTAGTATCGAAACTGACCCTGGAACGTCGCTGGTTACTGATCTAGACGATCTAAATCATCCTGAAACAGTAGAACAGGTGATCGGAGATGAACGGGCACAGAGTCCTTTGCAAAGCCTGGAAATCGGAACGATACTCGGCGATGGAGTGCCTGGAGGATCTGTTGTATCGAGAGAAGATGAGGAGAGGGTTGAAGATCCTGGGGCCCTCACAGGTAGGAGAATATCGATCACAATCGAAGCTGAGCCTGGGACGTCGTTGGTTGCTGGTCCAGGTGATCTCGATCATCCTTTAATAGTAGAACAGTTGAGCAAAAATCGAGAACAGGGTCCTTTGAAGATCTTGGAAATTGAAACGATAGTTGGCGATGGAGGATCAATCGTGTCGGAAGGAGACGAAGAGTTTGAAGGATTTAAGGGACTTCAAGATCCCGCGATTAGGGCAGTTGAAGGACCTAGTGGATTTGAATATCCTGGGACTAGGGGTGTTGAAGGACCCAGGGAACACGATGATCCCGGAAACAGGGAGTTTGAAAGATTCAAACCTGCGAATGAGTCAGAGGATCTCGCAGACGCGGCGACAGAGAGTGTTAAAGCTGAAAGGAGAGGATCTTTGGCTGATATCGCTGTCCCAGTTGTGGATCGAGCTTCAATTGCTGGAATAAGGGATCGTGCAGCTTCGATAACGATTGTAGACCGGAATTTGGCTGGATTCCACGCGGGGAGTCTCGATCTCTCTTCCTCAAGGAAATTCTCGCTTGACACAACCTTGTGCCGAAATGCTAATTCGCAGAAGAGTCGTGGGCCAAACTCGGCTCCCGATCATCCCGCTGGGTTCTATAGCTATACCGCGATGCGCAGAGATCGAGAAACACCCGGATCAAACCTAATCGATGCGAACGAGACGAAAAAGGGGCAGGCTGCCTCCAACGTGGAGTCTTTGTCGGGTTTGGAACAGGTAGCTGGCTCCGAAGATTACGTTGGCAGAATGCCAATAAAGGACGAGGCGAAATTGAAGTTCTGGATGAAGAGGGAGGAGCAGAAACGAGCACGGGATCTGAGGTTTCCACAGACAAGAACATCGGAAGAAGTGGCTAGCATTGGGGATAGGAAGAGTCTAATAAAGCGTCGACCAAGCTTCAGATCCTCGAATCCACCAGAGAAACGCGTTCCTAAGGTCAAGTACTATGTAGACTCTTCGGAGTCTTCAGAATCTGAAGATGATTGCCGTGCTAGCAAGAAAGGTGCCGGAAGACAGTCTGTGATCGATAAGCTACTATCGAAGACCTGGACTCCGATGGAACGACAGGACTCTCGGAGAAGTACTGTTTCAGCGAAATCCTTCAAATACAGGTCTTCAGGATCTTCGGATTCGTCCGACGACGACTACCAAGCTATAAGGAAAGGCGCTCGGAGGCATTCTGTGATCGATAAGCTAATTTTGAAGTCTTGGAACCCGATGAAACGAAAGGACTCTCAGCAAAACACTGCTTCAACTAAATCTTCTAAAGGCTCTTCAGGGTCTCCAGGATTTTCTGAACATCCGGATGCTGTTAGAGGTGTTTCACCGGAGGGTCAGCCACGATGGAAATCCTGGAATCCTATGAAACGGAGAGGATCTCAGAAAAATGCATCATCACCTGAATCCTTCAAAGGAAAGCTCTCTGACTCTCCAGGGTCGTTGCAAAGAGTACCTCGCAGCGAAGAGGGTGCTAAAAATATCCCGTACACTCTGACCAACATAAACGAAGTCCAGAAACGAATTTATAAACCCAAATCCTCGGGTTCTTCAACTTCTTCGAAGCAAGGGGAATCTCACCTGTTAGCTCTACAGAAGAGTGTAGCTACTCGAGTTAGTCCCTTATTGATTCGAAGATGTCGTAAAGCTGAGGCAGCGGATGAATCGAGCCTGGACGATTCTAGTTTCAAAAAGCAGGACTCGAGTGATACGGAGGATGATACGGATGACAATCAAGTGCTATTACAAAGGAGACTGACCATGCCAATGGTGGGATTCGACGAGAGGAGTGCAATCGGCAGAGCTAATCCTCTGCTACTCAGAAGATACCTCAAAGCTAGAGCCGCTGTTCGATCAAGTTTAGAAGACAACTCCGCCCTAAAAACACAAGACTCGGCTGATACAAATACGGTAGACGAGGATGATCCAATGTTATTAAAGAGGAGATTGACCTTGCCAATGGTGGGGCTCGACAGGGAGACTGATCAAGCTAACCATCTGCTATTTAGAAGACATTTGAAAGCCGAAGCTGCGATTCGGTCCAGCCTAGATGGCACAAGCTTAAAAAGACAAGACTCGGAGGGTACACAGACAGTAGAAGAAGCTAACCAGGCGCTATCAAAGAGGAGATTGAGCATACCAATGGTAGAATTCATCGCAACCAGCACCCCTATTCAAGCTAGCCCTGTACTAACCCGAAAATCTCCTACTTTACAAATACAAGACTCAGCAGACAGAAAGACGCCAGAAGAAGGTAGCCAAGTATTACCAATCAGGAGATTAACCATGCCACTGGTGGGGTTAAGCCAGGACTCCACGGATTCGGCAAAGACTCCCACTCACGACTCTTTATCAGGAACCAGCGTGAATCCGATTAGGCGATCCAGCATAGCAAGTGCTGCGATCTGCTCGAGTCTGGGACCAAGTCTCGTAGGCGCCTGGTCAGGTATCCCAGGCTGTCTGCTACCATCTGGCGAGGAAAACGGCGCGGGACCAGCCCCAAACACGTCCGAGACTTCCGGCAAAAGCGCACCAAGCGGTCTAAGATTGAAATTGCCTTTCTTACGGCTCCATATCCCGGAACACCAGTCGTCCACGACTTGGCAGGATCCAGAAGATCCCAGACAACATCCACAATCTCATCAgcaccatcatcatcatcatcaccacGTTTTCTCACATTTTCACGTGCCCACAATCACGTTCACCGCACAGGCCGATGGCGAATCCGGGCGCAAGTTCAACTTCGGTATCCGCAGACACTCGCAGACG ACCTTGCACCGGACTGACTCGATGGTATCGCTCTGCTACCGATCTCTCGCCAGCTATATCACAGATGATAACCTCGCTGGGCTACAGAACTTCCTCGAGAACAAACGAGTGCAGGTTGACGACCGAGACGAG AATGGTAGCACAGCCCTCATCCTCGCAGCGTCTAAGGGGAAGATACACTTTGTGCGGGAGCTCGTCAATCATGGTGCAGACGTTAACGCCGAAGATGGG GATAATTGGACAGCGTTGCTCTGTGCCGCTAAAGAAGGTCACACCGACGTCTGCCTTGAGCTGCTCGAGCATGGAGCCGATCTGGAACACAGAGACATG GGAGGGTGGACGGCGCTCATGTGGGCGACGTACAAAGGTAGATCGCCGACGGTGACGATGCTGCTAGGGCGAGGAGCTGACGTCAATGCGCAcggaaattttcatatatcaTCGTTGTTGTGGGCTGCGGGCAGGGGTTACCCTGACATTGTTAAAGATCTCATCGCTCATGGTGCTAAAGTTAATGTTGGCGATAAG TATGGTACTACCGCGTTGGTCTGGGCGTCACGTAAAGGAAATGTAGAAATTGTAGATACTCTGTTGAAAGCTGGTGCTAACGTTGACACTGCTGGCATG TATTCGTGGACGGCTCTTCTCGTGGCAACCCTAGGTAACCACGTAGACGCGGTGCTGCTCCTTTTAGAGCACAAGCCTAACGTGAACGCCTTGGACAAGGACGGTTGCACTGCCCTAGCCATAGCTTGCCGGGAGGGACACCATGAGATATCGAATGCGCTTTTGAACTCCGGTGCTTATGTGAATATCCAGGACAGAGCCGGAGACACGAATTTGATTCACGCTGTGAAGGGCGGTCACAGGGGAGTGGTTGAATCACTTTTAAAGAAGTACGCGGACGTGGACATCGCTGGAAAG GATAAGAAAACCGCCACTTACATAGCAGTAGAAAAAGGCAATATACcgatattaaaattgttactAAACGCTAACCCAGACTTGGAGATCGCTACGAAAGACGGTGACACGCCATTACTGCGGGCAGTTAGATCGCGGAACGCTGAAATCGTGCAATTACTGCTGGACAAGAAAGCCAAGGTTTCAGCTACTGATAAAAAAGGCGACACGGTGCTTCATATAGCCATGCGAGCCAGATCGAAAGCTATCGTCGAGATATTACTGAGAAATCCGAAAAATAGTCAGTTACTGTACCGCCCGAACAGACAAGGGGAGACGCCGTACAACATTGACATTAATCACCCCAAAACGATCCTGGGACAAATATTCGGTGCAC GACGTCTGAATACTAACGAGGACAATGAAAATATGCTTGGCTATGATCTGTACAGCAGCGCGTTGGCTGACATTCTCAGTGAACCATCTCTTTCAACTCCCATAACCGTTGGCCTTTATGCGAAATGGGGTTCTGGGAAgtcatttttattgaataagtTAAAAG AGGAAATGAAGAATTTCGCTCGCCAATGGATAGACCCCGTGTTCCAGTTTTCTTTCTTGCTTTTTGTGGTGGTAACTCACGCGTCTTTACTAGTGGGCATCACTATAGGTCTTGCCCTACAATCATGGATCGCTGGTCTTGCCTGTGGTATAAGTCTTATCGTCGTTACGTACGCATTTTTGATACTCATCTGGTATGCTAACAAGAG ATACGATTGGTACTGGCCGTACAATTTCACGGTAGCTCTCACCACAAAGTTGAACTCGTTGAAATTGTTGCTGCAAGTGATTTTCTGTCATCCTCCTGGTGGTCAAGTTCACGACGGCGTTACTGCCCAgccaatcaaattttatttcaccgaTCAGACTCGAGTGGGCACAACAGCTGCTGGCGAGAACGCTGTGGTACAAATGGTTGGCTCTCTGTACGATTCGATTGAGAATGATTTCGGTTCGCTACCCACGAGATTGTACAGAGCGTTCCGACCAAAACCCGATAAGTCGACCACCACCTGGAAGTGGAGACACCTTTGTTGTCTACCTTACATTGTTATATTCGAGTTCTGCTTTTGCAGTCTACTTGTTGGTATCTCTGTGCTCACCGTCTACCTCATTGATCTCTCTACCGACGA AGAAACGATAGAAAAAGTCACGGCACACATTATCATGATAACAGTTGCCTTAATACTAGCTGTCAGTATAATAGCAAACTTGTACACGTGGAATCGAACATTGCAAGCACTAGTTTTCTCCCAAAGACGGCACCTTCAACGTAGCATATCCAAGTTGGAGACCCTGAAAAGCGAAGGCTTTATACAAACCTTAAGAGGCGAAGTTAGTTTAATGACGGAAATG GTGAAATGTCTGGATAGCTTCATGGCTCAGCAAAGTAGATTAGTAATAATCGTGGACGGTTTGGATAGTTGCGAACAGGATAAGGTGTTGTTAGTTTTGGATGCTATACAAGCACTATTCAGTGATAATGGTTACCCGTTTGTTGTTATATTAGCTATCGATCCCCATATTATCGCCAAG GCAGTGGAAGTCAATAGTAGAAGATTATTTACGGAGTCGAATATCGGGGGTCACGACTACCTACGCAATATGGTGCATCTTCCATTTTATCTGCAGAATAGTGGTTTAAGGAAGGTGAAAATTGCTCAACAAACTGCCCAGCACAGTAGAAAAACTACGTGGACGGAAGCCGAGGAGAGCGTGAACTATACCGCAACTAGTACAATGCATCATTCTATGTCGAATAGAAGGCTCAGCACGGAGTCTGGTATAATGAATAGCAACGAGAAGCTGAAACCGCAAAGTAGAAAGGGCAGTAGGAAATTGCGATTGAGCGAGTCGATCGcgagcagtattggcagcaaTTTGAACCGATTAGGTGGCGCACAGGATCTTAATAAAATGCTTCTCACCGACGATTACTTTAGCGACGTGAATCCTCGTAGCATGAGAAGATTAATGAACGTCGTTTATGTCACTG GGAGATTGTTGAAAGCATTCCAAATCGATTTCAATTGGTATCACCTAGCCAGTTGGATCAACATCACGGAGCAATGGCCGTTCAGAACGTCTTGGTTGATCCTCCATTACGACTTGTACGAGGACAACTTAGACGATGCCATGTCGTTAAAGAGTCTTTACGATAA GATACGGCCGCAAATACCAGTACTTAAAGAGGTCCAGCCCCTTCTAGAGATGGACAGGGACGAGCGGAAGTTGGACATTTTCCTAACTTTCCATCGGTCTAGTTTGCTAGTCAGCGACATGAAGATATTCTTGCCATTCACAATCAATCTCGACCCTTACATTAAGAAGAAGATCAAGGAGGAGCAACAGAGCATCGAAGAGGATGCAGGACTCGGACCGTACAAACAATACACTCCTTGGACCATGCACGGTGGTGCTCAAGAACCGTGGAACGTGAATAGAACTGGGATAACGAATCGAGTTATGAAACTAGCTAGGACACCGAGTCTACAAGGTCCTGGACCGATTCCACCGACGCCTCCATCTTGGTGCATGCAGCCGTCGTACGATTGGCAGCCTCCACCACCGTGGATACAGCTGCCACCGATGGAACCAGCAATTAAACCACTTTCTGCGATTACGACTCTACCG ACCGAAATTTTGGAAATGAGGCTGTCGTCTCTAGCTGTCAGCGGCGTTTGCGACCTTGTCGACAGAATAGAGAGTCTGAATCCCAATCAAGCACCACAGTACAAAAATGTTATCAAGGAGAATAACATTAATGGCAGGGTTCTGCTGCACTGCGACTTACAAGAGTTGAAGAAG GTACTTAAAATGGCTTTCGGCGATTGGGAACTGTTTCGCATGGTGATCGCGTCACTTAGAGAGATGGAGTTGTCATCGTTCAGTACACACGAGGAAGGTCCTCGCAGTGTACGATTCACTGTAGGGTCAGAACAAATTCAGCGGAAAG ATCACAATCTGCAAAGCACAACGATACGCGTGCCGACTCTTGTCGAAAAAGAGAAGGGCAACTCGAGAACCGATGGTCCTACTAGGAGAGACCAGACCAAGCAATCCATCATCGAGAAACAA TGTGATTCACGCTACAATTGTGCTCCGTTTTAG